Proteins co-encoded in one Zootoca vivipara chromosome 3, rZooViv1.1, whole genome shotgun sequence genomic window:
- the TMEM151B gene encoding transmembrane protein 151B, whose product MSPPASAAAASSSERGSSASVPLEEAEGAREEQRPVKQSLSKSLCRESHWKCLVLSLLMYGCMGAMTWCHVTKVTRLTFDSAYKGKSMMYHDSPCSNGYIYIPLAFLVMLYVVYLVECWHCYTRNELQYKVDVESVHERVQRMQQATPCIWWKAISYHYVRRTRQVTRYRNGDAYTTTQVYHERVNTHVAEAEFDYSNCGVKDISKDLIDLENFPATRLRFTKCFSFANVESENSYLTQRARFFTENEGLDDYMEAREGMHLKNVDFKEYMVAFSDPDNLPWYVSHYVFWVAALLTLSWPLRVLNEFRTSYVHYHVEKLFGFDYVAVTPAEERPFCRRMPRVNTVDSTELEWHIRSNQQLVPSYSEAVLMDLVGLSSCTTYSSCRYGSYRQNCEQCHRTISSSSIFSRSALSICNGSPRIPFSSSRFSLSRLYGSRRSCLWQSRSGSLNEQSCPTEQTRLSSQVTVEEEDPPPYQDALYFPILIVHRNEGCLNHDHRHLHRNGSCVETSL is encoded by the exons ATGTCCCCCCCAGCCTCGGCGGCCGCAGCCAGTAGCAGCGAGAGAGGCAGCAGCGCCTCGGTGCCTCTGGAGGAGGCGGAGGGGGCCCGAGAGGAG CAACGGCCTGTGAAGCAGTCACTCAGCAAGTCGCTCTGTAGGGAGTCACACTGGAAGTGCCTGGTGCTCTCTCTCCTCATGTACGGCTGCATGGGAGCCATGACCTGGTGccatgtgacaaaggtgacccGGCTGACCTTTGACAGCGCCTACAAGGGAAAGTCCATGATGTACCATGACAGCCCCTGCTCCAATGGCTACATCTACATCCCCTTAGCCTTCCTGGTGATGCTCTACGTGGTCTACCTGGTGGAATGCTGGCACTGCTACACCCGCAATGAGCTCCAGTACAAGGTTGACGTGGAGAGCGTTCACGAGCGCGTCCAGAGGATGCAGCAGGCCACACCCTGCATCTGGTGGAAAGCCATCAGCTACCACTACGTCAGGAGGACTCGCCAAGTCACCCGCTACCGCAACGGGGACGCGTATACCACCACCCAAGTGTACCACGAAAGGGTCAATACCCACGTGGCAGAAGCAGAGTTTGACTACTCCAACTGTGGGGTGAAGGACATCTCGAAGGACCTGATTGATCTGGAGAACTTCCCGGCCACCCGGCTCCGCTTCACCAAGTGCTTCAGCTTTGCCAACGTGGAATCTGAGAACTCCTATCTGACCCAGAGGGCCCGCTTCTTCACAGAGAACGAGGGACTGGATGACTATATGGAGGCAAGGGAAGGCATGCACCTTAAGAATGTGGACTTCAAAGAGTACATGGTGGCCTTCTCAGACCCAGACAACCTACCTTGGTACGTCTCCCACTATGTCTTCTGGGTTGCTGCTCTCTTGACTTTGTCTTGGCCCTTGCGGGTCTTGAATGAGTTCCGCACTTCCTACGTCCACTACCATGTAGAGAAACTCTTTGGGTTTGATTATGTGGCAGTAACACCGGCTGAAGAGCGCCCTTTCTGCCGGAGGATGCCCCGGGTCAACACGGTGGACAGCACTGAGCTGGAGTGGCATATCCGGTCCAACCAGCAGCTGGTGCCCAGCTACTCTGAGGCTGTCCTCATGGACTTGGTGGGACTGTCTAGCTGCACTACCTACTCCTCCTGCCGCTATGGGAGCTACAGACAGAACTGTGAGCAGTGCCACAGGACTATAAGCAGTTCTTCCATCTTCTCCCGCAGCGCCCTCAGCATCTGCAACGGCAGCCCCAGAATCCCCTTCAGCAGCAGCCGCTTCTCACTGAGCCGCCTCTATGGCTCACGGCGCAGCTGCCTTTGGCAGAGCCGGAGTGGGAGCCTGAATGAGCAGAGCTGCCCAACTGAACAGACCCGCCTGTCCAGCCAAGTCACTGTGGAGGAAGAAGACCCTCCTCCATACCAGGATGCACTCTACTTCCCCATCCTCATCGTGCACCGAAATGAGGGCTGCCTCAACCATGACCACCGCCATCTCCATCGGAATGGGTCCTGCGTGGAGACCTCGCTGTGA